A window of Rhodococcus sp. SGAir0479 contains these coding sequences:
- the cysD gene encoding sulfate adenylyltransferase subunit CysD yields the protein MYREIEEPRVTPLASPSTYELSHLQALEAEAVHIFREVAATFERPVLLFSGGKDSVVMLHVATKAFWPAPLPFPVMHVDTGHNFDEVIEFRDTTVERLGLRLVVASVEDDIAAGRVVDETGPRASRNRLQTHSLLRGIRENRFDAVFGGARRDEEKARAKERVFSFRDEFGQWDPKAQRPELWNLYNGRHRRGEHIRVFPLSNWTELDIWQYIASEEIELPSIYYAHRRPVVERDGMLLARTRFLTLLPGEEAREELVRFRTVGDATCTGCVESSAATAAEVVTEVAASRITERGATRADDRISEAGMEDRKKEGYF from the coding sequence ATGTACCGAGAGATCGAGGAGCCGCGCGTGACACCCCTGGCATCCCCGTCCACCTACGAGCTGTCACATCTGCAGGCGCTCGAGGCCGAGGCGGTCCACATCTTCCGCGAGGTCGCCGCGACCTTCGAGCGGCCCGTCCTGCTGTTCTCCGGCGGCAAGGACTCGGTGGTGATGCTGCACGTCGCCACCAAGGCGTTCTGGCCGGCGCCGCTGCCGTTTCCGGTGATGCACGTCGACACCGGCCACAACTTCGACGAGGTGATCGAGTTCCGCGACACCACGGTCGAGCGTCTGGGCCTGCGGTTGGTGGTCGCGAGCGTCGAGGACGACATCGCGGCGGGCCGGGTGGTCGACGAGACCGGCCCGCGGGCGAGCCGCAACCGGCTGCAGACGCACTCGCTCCTGCGCGGCATTCGGGAGAACCGTTTCGACGCGGTGTTCGGCGGCGCCCGCCGCGACGAGGAGAAGGCCCGCGCCAAGGAGCGGGTCTTCAGCTTCCGGGACGAGTTCGGGCAGTGGGATCCCAAGGCGCAGCGGCCCGAACTGTGGAACCTCTACAACGGTCGGCACCGCCGCGGTGAGCACATCCGGGTGTTCCCGCTGTCCAACTGGACCGAACTCGACATCTGGCAGTACATCGCCTCGGAGGAGATCGAGCTGCCGTCGATCTACTACGCGCACCGCCGCCCGGTCGTCGAACGCGACGGAATGCTGTTGGCGCGCACCCGGTTCCTGACGCTTCTCCCCGGTGAGGAAGCGCGCGAGGAGCTCGTGCGGTTCCGCACCGTCGGCGACGCGACGTGCACCGGCTGCGTCGAGTCGTCCGCCGCCACCGCAGCCGAGGTCGTCACCGAGGTCGCGGCCAGCCGCATCACCGAGCGCGGTGCCACCCGCGCCGACGACCGGATCTCCGAGGCCGGCATGGAAGACCGCAAGAAGGAGGGGTACTTCTGA
- a CDS encoding ArsR/SmtB family transcription factor — protein sequence MLKYSAPLDQVFHALSDPSRRGMVERLGRGPASVSELAAPLDMSLPAVVQHLQVLEASGLVRTEKVGRTRTCHLVPDALDGAGQWIAQRRTNVERRLDRLGEYLAETDQVTRVEESP from the coding sequence GTGCTTAAGTATTCTGCACCGCTCGATCAGGTGTTCCACGCCTTGTCGGATCCGAGCCGGCGCGGAATGGTCGAGCGACTCGGTCGCGGCCCGGCCTCGGTCAGCGAGCTGGCGGCCCCGCTCGACATGTCACTGCCCGCCGTCGTCCAGCATCTCCAGGTTCTCGAGGCCAGCGGACTGGTGCGCACCGAGAAGGTCGGACGCACCCGCACCTGCCATCTGGTTCCGGACGCGCTCGACGGTGCCGGGCAGTGGATCGCCCAGCGGCGCACGAACGTGGAGCGCCGTCTCGACCGACTCGGCGAGTACCTCGCCGAGACCGACCAAGTCACACGAGTCGAGGAGTCACCATGA
- a CDS encoding IclR family transcriptional regulator gives MTSVEAESAEAGGRRSPPTARVVQILDFLVARDEQRFGLSELARALSISKPTCLGILSELVAGGYLTRDPASKSYGLGPALIAAGRAAQRGFAVGPIARAHLDEIAAEFGAVCTASAVVGDQVMILETVAPPGVTLGRTAARVGQAYPFAPPVGLMYVIWDGDEDLEAWLRREPALPVVLDRDLLRRVVEDCRDVGYLVERLTPVGRKLFSLMAGVAGRGLPTELRELIGEMVSSLGERVYLHSETEADAEYPVSLIAAPVYDADGHQSLVLTLDVGGSISGAEIARRGAALVAAADAVTAQVGGRAPVRHP, from the coding sequence ATGACTTCAGTGGAAGCCGAGTCCGCCGAGGCCGGGGGGCGGCGCTCTCCGCCGACCGCCCGAGTCGTCCAGATCCTCGACTTTCTCGTCGCCCGCGACGAGCAGCGATTCGGGTTGTCCGAGCTGGCGCGGGCGCTGTCGATCAGCAAACCGACGTGCCTGGGGATTCTGTCCGAGCTGGTGGCCGGAGGGTATCTCACCCGGGATCCGGCGTCGAAGTCCTACGGGCTGGGCCCCGCGCTCATCGCCGCGGGCCGAGCGGCCCAGCGCGGCTTCGCGGTAGGGCCCATCGCCCGTGCCCACCTGGACGAGATCGCTGCCGAGTTCGGTGCGGTGTGCACGGCGTCCGCCGTGGTGGGCGACCAGGTCATGATCCTCGAGACGGTCGCGCCGCCGGGAGTGACGCTGGGGCGCACCGCCGCCCGGGTGGGACAGGCCTACCCCTTCGCGCCGCCCGTGGGCCTCATGTACGTGATCTGGGACGGGGACGAGGACCTCGAGGCGTGGCTGCGGCGCGAACCGGCGCTGCCCGTCGTGCTCGACCGCGACCTGCTGCGGCGCGTCGTCGAGGACTGCCGGGACGTCGGGTACCTCGTCGAGCGACTCACCCCGGTGGGGCGCAAACTCTTCTCCCTCATGGCCGGGGTCGCCGGGCGCGGGCTGCCGACCGAACTGCGTGAGCTGATCGGGGAGATGGTCTCGAGTCTCGGGGAGCGCGTCTACCTGCACAGCGAGACCGAGGCCGACGCCGAGTATCCGGTCAGTCTCATCGCGGCACCGGTCTATGACGCCGACGGACACCAGTCGCTGGTGCTGACGCTGGACGTGGGCGGCTCGATCAGCGGCGCGGAGATCGCCCGCCGCGGCGCCGCCCTGGTCGCGGCCGCGGATGCGGTGACTGCGCAGGTCGGCGGGCGGGCGCCGGTTCGCCACCCCTGA
- a CDS encoding SRPBCC family protein produces the protein MTTRSVVHSTFVVERIYEASPARVFHAFADPDAKARWFTHPDEWVSDEGSMDFRVGGRETVSGGPKGGPVHSFSSIYLDIVPNERIVYTYEMHMDDVRTSVSLATIEFFPDERGTRLVMTEQGAFLDGHDDAGGRKEGTELLLDALGAALTRDVAEA, from the coding sequence ATGACCACCCGATCGGTCGTTCATTCCACATTCGTCGTCGAACGCATCTACGAGGCAAGTCCCGCACGGGTGTTCCACGCGTTCGCCGATCCCGATGCGAAGGCGCGCTGGTTCACTCATCCCGACGAGTGGGTGTCGGACGAGGGCTCGATGGATTTCCGCGTCGGCGGGCGCGAGACCGTCAGCGGCGGACCGAAAGGCGGTCCCGTGCATTCGTTCTCGTCGATCTACCTGGACATCGTGCCGAACGAACGGATCGTGTACACGTACGAGATGCACATGGACGACGTCCGGACGTCGGTCTCGCTCGCGACCATCGAGTTCTTTCCCGACGAGCGCGGCACTCGTCTGGTGATGACGGAACAGGGCGCGTTCCTCGACGGTCACGACGACGCCGGGGGCCGCAAGGAGGGCACCGAGCTGCTGCTCGATGCCCTCGGAGCGGCTCTGACGAGAGACGTCGCCGAGGCCTGA
- a CDS encoding SDR family oxidoreductase, with the protein MTKTLQSALLENKVIVISGVGPALGRTLALRCAEAGADLVLAARTQSRLDEVAKEVTDLGRRAVTVSTDITDDASAAHLLAATTDAYGRVDGLINNAFTVPSMKPFARTDFQHIRDAIELTVLGALRLTQLFTPALAESKGAVVNVNSMVLRHSQERYGSYKLAKSALLAMSQSLATELGPQGIRVNSVAPGYIWGDTLKKYFEHQAEKFGITVEQIYEHTAANSDLKRLPTTEEIADAVIFLASPMASAITGQCIDVNCGEFHH; encoded by the coding sequence ATGACGAAGACGCTGCAGTCCGCACTTCTCGAGAACAAGGTGATCGTCATTTCGGGTGTGGGCCCCGCACTCGGCCGCACACTCGCGCTGCGCTGCGCCGAGGCCGGTGCCGACCTGGTGCTCGCCGCCCGCACCCAGTCCCGGCTGGACGAGGTCGCCAAAGAGGTGACCGACCTGGGCCGGCGCGCGGTGACCGTGTCGACCGACATCACCGACGACGCGTCGGCCGCGCACCTGCTGGCCGCCACCACCGACGCGTACGGCCGGGTGGACGGTCTGATCAACAACGCGTTCACCGTGCCGTCGATGAAGCCGTTCGCCCGCACCGACTTCCAGCACATCCGGGACGCGATCGAACTGACCGTGCTGGGCGCGCTGCGTCTGACCCAGTTGTTCACGCCGGCGCTGGCGGAGTCGAAGGGCGCCGTCGTGAACGTGAACTCGATGGTGCTGCGGCACTCGCAGGAGCGCTACGGCAGCTACAAGCTGGCCAAGTCGGCCCTGCTCGCGATGTCGCAGTCGCTCGCGACCGAGCTGGGCCCGCAGGGTATTCGTGTCAACTCCGTTGCCCCCGGCTACATCTGGGGCGACACCCTGAAGAAGTACTTCGAGCACCAGGCCGAGAAATTCGGTATCACCGTGGAGCAGATCTACGAGCACACGGCCGCCAACAGCGACCTCAAACGGTTGCCGACCACCGAGGAGATCGCCGACGCCGTGATCTTCCTGGCCTCCCCCATGGCGAGCGCGATCACCGGACAGTGCATCGACGTCAACTGCGGCGAGTTCCACCACTAG
- the cysC gene encoding adenylyl-sulfate kinase, which translates to MAHTQQLLRVATAGSVDDGKSTLIGRLLYDSKSIFEDQLEAVERSSRERGTEYTDLALLTDGLRAEREQGITIDVAHRYFATPQRKFIIADTPGHEQYTRNMVTGASTADLALILVDARKGVLEQTRRHAFLSTLLGIPHLVLCVNKMDLVDWSQERFEEIKDEFGQFATKLDVHDLTFIPVSALKGDNIVTRTENMPWYGGSSLLHHLEDVHIASDRNLIDARLPVQYVIRPQRQTDADLHDFRGYAGTVASGVFKPGDEVVALPSGFTSTISAIWGPGGEEVKEAFAPSAVCVQLADDLDVSRGDTLCRPNNRPLVGQELDAMICWFTEQSSLSPDARYTVLHTTRATKAQVVRLGYRLDVNTLHRDETAQSLTLNEIGRVQLRTQQPLLFDPYRRNRVTGSFILVDDTTGNTVAAGMITGPTLKESKVVWHSAAVSRDERATRGSTVWLTGLSASGKSTVAVELERRLVAAGIPAYRLDGDNLRHGLNADLGFSAEDRAENVRRVGAVAQLLADAGMVAVASLISPYAADRDRVRRLHEEAGLPFVEVFVDTPIEQCEARDPKGMYAKARAGEITGFTGVDDPYEAPERAELVLRPEDGDPVAQAAKIMEYLNL; encoded by the coding sequence ATGGCCCACACCCAGCAACTCCTCCGCGTCGCCACTGCGGGCAGCGTCGACGACGGCAAGTCCACACTGATCGGGCGCCTGCTGTACGACTCGAAGTCGATTTTCGAGGACCAGCTCGAGGCGGTCGAGCGCAGCAGCCGCGAGCGCGGCACCGAGTACACGGATCTGGCGCTGCTCACCGACGGCCTCCGCGCCGAGCGCGAGCAGGGCATCACGATCGACGTGGCGCACCGCTACTTCGCGACGCCGCAGCGCAAGTTCATCATCGCCGACACCCCCGGGCACGAGCAGTACACCCGCAACATGGTCACCGGCGCCTCCACCGCCGACCTCGCGCTGATCCTCGTCGACGCCCGCAAGGGCGTGCTCGAACAGACCCGCCGGCACGCGTTCCTGTCGACGCTGCTCGGGATCCCGCACCTGGTGCTGTGCGTCAACAAGATGGATCTCGTGGACTGGTCGCAGGAGCGTTTCGAGGAGATCAAGGACGAGTTCGGGCAGTTCGCGACCAAGCTCGACGTGCACGACCTCACGTTCATTCCGGTCTCGGCGCTCAAGGGCGACAACATCGTCACCCGCACCGAGAACATGCCGTGGTACGGGGGTTCGTCGCTGCTGCACCATCTCGAGGACGTGCACATCGCATCCGACCGCAACCTCATCGACGCGCGGCTGCCCGTCCAGTACGTGATCCGGCCGCAGCGGCAGACCGACGCCGACCTGCACGACTTCCGCGGCTACGCGGGCACCGTCGCCAGCGGAGTGTTCAAGCCGGGCGACGAGGTGGTCGCGCTGCCGTCGGGATTCACGTCGACGATCTCCGCGATCTGGGGGCCCGGCGGGGAGGAGGTCAAGGAGGCCTTCGCGCCGTCCGCGGTGTGCGTGCAACTCGCCGACGACCTCGACGTCAGCCGCGGCGACACCCTGTGCAGGCCGAACAACCGACCACTCGTCGGTCAGGAGCTCGACGCGATGATCTGCTGGTTCACCGAGCAGTCGTCGCTGAGCCCGGACGCGCGGTACACGGTCCTGCACACCACCCGCGCGACGAAGGCGCAGGTGGTGCGGCTCGGCTACCGCCTCGACGTCAACACCCTGCACCGGGACGAGACCGCCCAGTCGTTGACGCTCAACGAGATCGGGCGCGTCCAGCTGCGCACCCAGCAGCCACTGCTGTTCGACCCGTACCGCCGCAACCGGGTGACCGGCAGCTTCATCCTCGTCGACGACACCACCGGCAACACCGTCGCCGCCGGGATGATCACCGGGCCCACCCTCAAGGAATCGAAGGTGGTGTGGCACTCGGCGGCCGTGTCCCGCGACGAGCGCGCGACCCGCGGCTCGACGGTGTGGCTCACCGGGCTGTCGGCGTCCGGGAAATCCACGGTCGCGGTGGAACTCGAACGACGTCTGGTTGCCGCCGGAATTCCCGCGTATCGGCTCGACGGCGACAACCTGCGACACGGTCTCAACGCAGACCTCGGGTTCAGCGCCGAGGATCGGGCGGAGAACGTCCGGCGCGTCGGAGCCGTCGCGCAGCTGCTCGCCGACGCCGGCATGGTCGCGGTCGCCTCGCTCATCAGCCCGTACGCCGCGGATCGCGACCGCGTGCGCCGACTGCACGAGGAGGCCGGCCTGCCGTTCGTCGAGGTGTTCGTCGACACCCCGATCGAACAGTGCGAGGCGCGCGACCCCAAGGGGATGTACGCCAAGGCCCGGGCGGGGGAGATCACCGGCTTCACCGGCGTCGACGACCCGTACGAGGCGCCCGAACGAGCCGAACTGGTGCTGCGGCCGGAGGACGGCGACCCGGTCGCCCAGGCCGCCAAGATCATGGAGTATCTGAACCTGTGA
- a CDS encoding 3'(2'),5'-bisphosphate nucleotidase CysQ: MSTDAELAADLATRAGDLLLDIRARELGDTPLDTAAAKELGRRGDKAANALLLEALTAARPLDAVLSEESADDAARLDNERVWIVDPLDGSREYGLAGRADWAVHVALWERDAGITAAAVAQPARGEVYVGGAARAATPDRERPRILVSDSRPPEFVAALAQRVGGTVASMGSAGAKAMAVLRGDADAYVHAGGQWEWDSAAPVGVALAAGLHCSRIDGTPLRYNQPHPYLPDLLICRRELAVPLLAGIAELTAAAAQDSPRVAMAREYIASLVSHDASKVRLARRCHRYENGQRTGDSGDEIRGLLETGGQYRPISAVRDLQFREWGSDVVARFLLDITAGRDTLTVAVTEHFSIPGAEIDAITAVIEPHP; the protein is encoded by the coding sequence GTGAGCACCGACGCCGAACTGGCCGCCGACCTCGCCACCCGCGCGGGCGACCTCCTGCTCGACATCCGGGCCCGCGAGCTGGGGGACACCCCGCTCGACACGGCCGCCGCGAAAGAGTTGGGCAGACGCGGTGACAAGGCGGCGAACGCGCTCCTGCTGGAAGCGCTGACCGCCGCACGCCCGCTCGACGCCGTGCTGTCCGAGGAATCCGCCGACGACGCTGCCCGCCTCGACAACGAGCGCGTCTGGATCGTCGACCCGCTCGACGGGTCCCGCGAGTACGGCCTGGCCGGACGGGCCGATTGGGCCGTGCACGTCGCGCTGTGGGAGCGGGACGCGGGTATCACCGCGGCGGCCGTGGCACAGCCCGCACGCGGCGAGGTGTACGTGGGGGGAGCGGCCCGCGCGGCGACGCCGGACCGCGAACGTCCCCGAATCCTGGTGAGCGACAGCCGTCCTCCCGAGTTCGTGGCCGCGCTGGCGCAACGCGTCGGCGGCACGGTCGCGTCGATGGGCTCCGCCGGCGCCAAGGCCATGGCGGTCCTACGCGGTGACGCCGACGCGTACGTGCATGCCGGTGGGCAGTGGGAGTGGGACTCGGCGGCGCCGGTCGGTGTCGCCCTCGCGGCCGGGCTGCACTGTTCCCGGATCGACGGCACACCGCTGCGGTACAACCAACCGCACCCTTACCTGCCGGATCTGCTGATCTGTCGCCGGGAGCTCGCGGTGCCGCTGCTCGCCGGGATCGCCGAGCTGACCGCCGCGGCGGCCCAGGACAGTCCGCGGGTCGCGATGGCACGCGAGTACATCGCCTCGCTCGTCTCACACGATGCGAGCAAGGTGCGGCTCGCGCGCCGCTGCCACCGCTACGAAAACGGTCAGCGCACGGGCGATTCCGGTGACGAGATCCGTGGACTGCTCGAGACCGGCGGGCAGTACCGGCCGATCAGCGCGGTGCGCGACCTGCAATTCCGGGAATGGGGCAGCGACGTCGTCGCCCGGTTCCTGCTCGACATCACCGCCGGGCGCGACACCCTGACCGTCGCCGTCACCGAGCACTTCTCGATACCCGGTGCCGAGATCGATGCGATCACCGCGGTCATCGAACCGCACCCGTGA